In Candidatus Methanosphaera massiliense, the following are encoded in one genomic region:
- a CDS encoding Na+/H+ antiporter subunit E yields the protein MFLTRIFYGIEFFVVLVVEIIKAVLDTSASCLKGEVDPVVLEIRPDLKRPVSLAILSNTITLTPGTITIDMNQEDRVLTVSALTPRSTEDIIPLEPYIKKMLE from the coding sequence ATGTTTTTAACTAGAATATTCTACGGAATAGAATTTTTCGTAGTTTTAGTAGTCGAAATAATAAAAGCAGTACTTGACACAAGTGCTAGCTGTCTCAAGGGTGAGGTAGATCCTGTAGTTCTAGAGATTAGACCTGATCTTAAAAGACCTGTATCTCTTGCTATTCTAAGTAATACTATCACATTAACACCTGGTACTATTACAATTGATATGAATCAAGAAGATCGCGTTTTAACAGTATCCGCTCTAACACCTCGTTCAACAGAGGACATTATCCCTCTTGAGCCATACATTAAAAAAATGTTAGAATAA
- a CDS encoding metal-dependent hydrolase encodes MSSYRNHAIAGIIFALPFIPSFFYLFIALIGASIPDMDHNTNNIKVYSMFIVGLVLSVLLLFFVDGVSLSALIILVLAVLFYFSKHRGFTHSLLGVIILSFLFMLMFMGFIPVLSRLSLYLGYSIPSSLMLFIILALMGYFVVSRRYLLPYLVVLALYLLVFPVDYSLIQWKVCFLMLFIGGFSHIILDLWTPKGIKVFKPFVDTTYHRSLAVIFIVIWIIASFLQCGIMVLL; translated from the coding sequence GTGTCTTCTTATAGAAATCATGCTATTGCAGGAATAATATTTGCTCTACCGTTTATTCCAAGTTTTTTTTATCTTTTCATTGCTTTGATTGGAGCATCTATTCCTGATATGGATCATAATACTAATAATATTAAAGTATATTCTATGTTTATTGTAGGATTAGTTTTGTCTGTATTATTATTATTTTTTGTTGATGGTGTGTCATTATCTGCTCTGATTATTTTGGTATTAGCTGTTCTTTTTTATTTTTCTAAACATAGAGGCTTTACTCATTCATTATTGGGAGTTATTATATTATCATTTCTTTTCATGTTAATGTTTATGGGATTTATACCTGTATTAAGTAGATTATCTTTGTATTTGGGATATAGTATTCCAAGTAGTTTGATGTTATTTATTATTTTAGCATTAATGGGTTATTTTGTTGTGAGTAGAAGGTATTTATTACCTTATTTGGTTGTATTAGCTCTTTATTTGCTAGTATTTCCTGTTGATTACTCTCTAATTCAATGGAAGGTTTGCTTTTTAATGTTATTTATAGGTGGTTTTAGTCATATAATACTTGATTTATGGACGCCTAAGGGTATAAAAGTGTTTAAACCATTTGTTGATACTACTTATCACAGATCTTTGGCTGTTATATTCATTGTTATATGGATTATTGCTTCATTTTTGCAATGTGGCATTATGGTACTTTTATAA
- a CDS encoding succinylglutamate desuccinylase/aspartoacylase domain-containing protein, with product MSDKFEYNLIDSETKGDIFNNPVIKNYFNNEGFTENNALMRYVSETRKGSIVYDVGTGNKSLMIIAGVHGDELAPQIAVIKFMEEILNGEWNLRCKLYIVPFLIPKATMQNTRFLDYKDMNRQATNSGITKYIIDYALSHNVVGLCDCHSTDPNKKPGYNSVFCSIRPLVESSMIARYICKNTNSRLLPVYMAGSTIMGSVEDESNLRGIPSVTCESVSPVCKIDPSGVAESYNQLISFLNYFKVI from the coding sequence ATGTCTGATAAATTTGAGTATAATCTTATAGATTCAGAGACGAAGGGGGATATTTTCAATAATCCTGTTATCAAGAATTATTTTAATAATGAAGGGTTTACTGAGAATAATGCTTTAATGAGATATGTTTCTGAAACTCGTAAGGGATCTATCGTGTATGATGTGGGAACAGGTAATAAGAGTTTAATGATTATTGCCGGTGTTCATGGGGATGAATTAGCACCGCAGATAGCTGTAATCAAATTCATGGAGGAAATACTCAATGGTGAATGGAATTTAAGATGTAAATTATATATTGTTCCATTTCTTATTCCTAAGGCTACTATGCAGAATACACGTTTTCTTGATTATAAGGATATGAATAGACAGGCTACTAATAGTGGTATAACTAAGTATATTATTGACTATGCTTTATCTCATAATGTTGTAGGATTGTGTGATTGTCATTCTACAGACCCTAATAAGAAACCAGGATATAATAGCGTGTTTTGTTCTATAAGACCCTTAGTTGAAAGTTCTATGATTGCAAGATATATTTGTAAAAATACAAATTCCCGGTTATTACCAGTTTATATGGCAGGATCTACTATTATGGGTTCTGTTGAGGATGAATCTAATCTCAGAGGTATTCCATCAGTTACATGTGAAAGTGTATCCCCTGTATGTAAAATTGATCCGAGTGGTGTTGCTGAATCATATAATCAGTTGATTTCATTTTTAAATTATTTTAAAGTTATATAG
- a CDS encoding argininosuccinate synthase yields the protein MDKVVLAFSGGLDTSVCVKLLEEKYDMEVITACVDVGQPEDEIKRPEEAAKKIGSAKHFTIDAKDEFAKDYAFRCIKTNALYEGYPLSTAFARPLIAKKIVEIAKQEGATTIAHGCTGKGNDQFRFEATIRSESDLDIVAPVRDYNLTRTEEQNYAREHGIPLPSEKIYSIDENLWGRSIEGGLLENPATAAPEDIYAWTKSTTEAPDTPQIVKIEFVNGEPVKIDDEELAPVALIRKANEIAGNNGIGRIDMIEDRIIGLKSRENYETPGALLLITAHQALEKLIFSREEIKFSEKISQKYAELVYNGHWNEPLREDLDVINDHMQRRVTGTVEVRLHKGSMKVITKESPFALYNEENVSFDDKGIDQREMIGMVKYHDIQGAEYSKVNKE from the coding sequence ATGGACAAAGTTGTATTAGCATTCAGTGGTGGATTAGATACATCAGTATGTGTAAAACTATTAGAAGAAAAATATGACATGGAAGTAATAACCGCATGCGTAGATGTAGGACAGCCAGAAGACGAAATAAAAAGACCCGAGGAAGCTGCAAAAAAAATAGGATCAGCAAAACATTTCACAATAGATGCAAAAGATGAGTTTGCAAAAGATTATGCATTCAGATGCATAAAAACAAATGCATTATATGAAGGATATCCATTAAGCACAGCATTTGCAAGACCATTAATAGCAAAAAAAATTGTTGAAATAGCAAAACAAGAAGGTGCAACAACAATAGCACACGGATGTACTGGTAAAGGAAACGACCAATTCAGATTCGAAGCAACAATCAGATCAGAGTCAGACCTTGACATTGTAGCTCCAGTAAGAGATTACAACCTCACCAGAACAGAAGAACAAAATTATGCAAGAGAACATGGAATACCTCTCCCATCTGAGAAAATATACAGTATAGATGAAAACCTCTGGGGAAGATCAATAGAAGGTGGATTACTAGAAAACCCTGCAACAGCAGCACCTGAAGACATATATGCATGGACCAAATCAACAACAGAAGCACCAGACACCCCACAAATTGTTAAAATAGAATTTGTAAATGGTGAACCAGTAAAAATTGATGATGAAGAATTAGCACCAGTAGCTCTCATAAGAAAAGCAAATGAAATAGCAGGAAATAATGGTATTGGTAGAATAGACATGATTGAAGACAGAATTATTGGTCTTAAATCAAGAGAAAACTATGAAACCCCTGGTGCATTATTACTCATAACAGCACATCAAGCACTAGAAAAATTAATATTCAGTAGAGAAGAAATTAAATTCTCAGAAAAAATCAGCCAAAAATATGCTGAACTAGTATACAACGGACATTGGAACGAACCATTACGTGAAGATTTAGATGTAATCAACGACCACATGCAAAGAAGAGTAACTGGTACTGTTGAAGTAAGATTACACAAAGGATCTATGAAAGTTATCACAAAAGAATCTCCATTTGCATTATACAATGAAGAAAATGTATCATTTGATGATAAAGGTATAGATCAAAGAGAAATGATTGGTATGGTAAAATACCACGATATTCAAGGTGCAGAATACTCTAAAGTAAATAAAGAATAA
- a CDS encoding NAD(P)/FAD-dependent oxidoreductase translates to MNIVIIGAGAAGLTTASNIRKYDKESQIIVFTTQKNVAYSPCAIPYVIGGHIDSFDDIIMHKPGEYMRKNIRIMTETKVVQINNDITELVYEDKDGNKQNLKYDKLVIATGGKPFAPPIPGKDLQGVFKVRTVEDGQQILNYLDNVENAVLVGGGAIGLELGTELAHRGLNVTIAEMVPQLFPRSFDKEMSDKFQEYLESKGVTVFTGSAVESINGETKVESVTIDGVERPADLVILSTGVRPQTELAESIGCKMGKFAIEVNDHMETSVENVYAVGDCVQVVDAITGDITLSPLGTTAVRQGIILAKHLTGHDISFKPVLNSTVSQIGQMEMGAVGLTQQAAEKAGIDVVVSEIDTLSRARYYPGSKPLHIKLVSKLDGTIIGCQMFGQEAVAEKVDTMSVIILQKLKCDEVVSMEFSYAPPVSMVVDPIAQAAEDCLEQLEKLSPKVTEEVSEAEDVEATPEEEVEETSEEKAEETVSEDEESFTQYLRNQGLIE, encoded by the coding sequence TTGAATATAGTAATAATAGGTGCAGGTGCTGCAGGTTTAACCACTGCATCTAATATAAGAAAATATGATAAAGAATCTCAGATAATAGTATTTACAACTCAGAAAAATGTAGCTTATTCTCCATGTGCAATACCATACGTAATTGGGGGACACATAGACAGTTTTGATGATATTATAATGCACAAACCCGGAGAATACATGCGTAAAAATATAAGAATAATGACAGAGACTAAAGTAGTCCAAATAAATAATGATATAACTGAACTAGTATACGAGGATAAAGATGGTAATAAACAAAACCTAAAATATGACAAACTCGTAATAGCAACAGGTGGAAAACCATTTGCACCACCAATTCCAGGAAAAGACCTTCAAGGAGTATTCAAAGTAAGAACAGTAGAAGATGGACAACAAATTCTCAACTACCTAGACAACGTTGAAAACGCAGTATTAGTTGGTGGAGGAGCTATAGGACTAGAATTAGGTACAGAATTAGCTCACAGAGGATTAAATGTTACAATAGCAGAAATGGTACCTCAACTATTCCCAAGATCATTTGATAAAGAAATGTCTGATAAATTCCAGGAATACTTAGAAAGTAAAGGTGTAACAGTATTTACAGGTTCAGCAGTTGAATCAATCAATGGTGAAACAAAAGTAGAATCTGTAACAATAGATGGGGTTGAAAGACCAGCAGACTTAGTTATATTATCAACTGGTGTAAGACCACAAACCGAATTAGCAGAGAGTATTGGTTGTAAAATGGGTAAATTTGCAATAGAAGTAAATGATCATATGGAAACATCTGTAGAAAATGTATATGCAGTAGGAGATTGTGTTCAAGTTGTAGATGCTATAACTGGAGATATAACATTATCACCTCTTGGAACAACAGCAGTAAGACAAGGAATCATCCTAGCAAAACACTTAACAGGTCATGACATATCATTTAAACCTGTACTAAATTCAACAGTATCCCAAATAGGACAAATGGAAATGGGTGCAGTAGGATTAACACAACAAGCAGCTGAAAAAGCAGGAATAGACGTTGTTGTAAGTGAAATAGACACATTATCCAGAGCAAGATACTACCCAGGAAGTAAACCATTACACATTAAACTAGTTTCAAAATTAGATGGAACCATTATAGGCTGTCAAATGTTTGGACAAGAAGCTGTAGCAGAAAAAGTAGATACAATGTCTGTTATAATACTACAAAAACTCAAATGTGATGAAGTAGTATCAATGGAATTCTCATATGCTCCACCAGTATCTATGGTTGTTGACCCTATTGCTCAAGCTGCAGAAGACTGTCTTGAACAATTAGAAAAACTATCACCAAAAGTAACAGAAGAAGTTTCAGAAGCAGAGGATGTAGAAGCTACACCTGAAGAAGAAGTAGAGGAAACCTCTGAAGAAAAAGCAGAAGAAACAGTTTCTGAAGATGAGGAAAGTTTTACACAATACCTTAGAAATCAAGGTTTAATAGAATAG
- the cfbD gene encoding Ni-sirohydrochlorin a,c-diamide reductive cyclase catalytic subunit has product MHPRPSPIAAALYTLRDLEVDVIIMHGPAGCCFRTGRLLEDEGIRVLTTAMSENDFIFGAKEKLTNTIKEAYEAFHPENMGIVGTCASMIIGENMRKAAKEADVDCNIIVVETHGGFDAGDNTAGAILTLKAAEKSGIISKEEVERQSAMLRKATELEKTRGMAKGEYIKPDYGDNKVQVAQKIIQALDDNKKVTIVLNAKKETSYLFADIMTIPWTKIYPENTPTFISNTDEKVGLPYIRHHAEEVNRTIDKQIDYTTGGLDEYPVTGIEAEKILKELNSNITIILGVPHAVDPKEIPGKTIAVTDGPRLAKPLRELGFDNVITELDAHSKTLGSKTIVESEFASTLRGLLE; this is encoded by the coding sequence ATACATCCAAGACCAAGCCCAATAGCAGCAGCATTATATACATTACGAGACCTTGAAGTCGATGTTATAATAATGCATGGACCGGCAGGGTGTTGCTTTAGAACAGGAAGACTCCTGGAAGATGAAGGAATAAGAGTACTCACAACAGCAATGAGTGAAAATGACTTCATTTTCGGTGCAAAAGAAAAATTAACTAACACTATCAAAGAAGCATATGAAGCATTCCACCCTGAGAATATGGGTATAGTTGGAACATGTGCAAGTATGATTATTGGGGAAAACATGAGAAAAGCTGCAAAAGAAGCAGATGTGGATTGTAATATTATTGTAGTAGAAACTCACGGCGGATTTGATGCAGGAGATAATACAGCTGGAGCAATACTAACATTAAAAGCAGCAGAGAAATCCGGAATAATAAGTAAAGAAGAAGTTGAAAGACAATCTGCAATGTTAAGAAAAGCTACAGAACTAGAAAAAACAAGAGGAATGGCTAAAGGAGAGTACATAAAACCTGACTATGGAGATAACAAAGTTCAAGTAGCTCAAAAAATAATTCAGGCATTAGATGATAATAAAAAAGTAACAATAGTATTAAATGCAAAGAAAGAGACAAGTTATCTCTTTGCTGATATAATGACAATACCATGGACAAAAATATATCCCGAAAACACACCAACATTCATATCAAATACCGATGAAAAAGTAGGATTACCTTACATAAGACATCATGCGGAAGAAGTAAACCGAACTATAGATAAACAAATAGATTATACAACAGGTGGACTGGATGAATACCCCGTAACAGGAATAGAAGCAGAAAAAATCCTTAAAGAATTAAATTCTAATATAACAATAATACTAGGAGTTCCACATGCTGTAGATCCAAAAGAAATACCCGGAAAAACAATAGCTGTAACGGATGGTCCAAGATTAGCTAAACCCTTAAGAGAATTAGGATTTGATAATGTAATAACAGAATTAGATGCTCATTCAAAAACACTAGGTTCAAAAACAATAGTAGAATCAGAATTTGCATCAACTTTAAGAGGATTACTTGAATAA
- a CDS encoding UDP binding domain-containing protein, which yields MKTIIYPNNETDLTGYEKINSDEIIIYDKTGDIETDLPKESSLEIFSNADNIIFTQNCIINGEYDITPLKEACTEIRDSIREDAVMIFDTVVPPRTVYKMSKIIDEYELIPDINLAYTTKITENVRVAAGKNETSLERTINLYENRGDEIKTVKHIQSAEIIPILQSAYRDTLIALSNQTAILSEALTVDLIEAIDMANLDENVNLLYPQPVLDNKTIRNSEEIVKLADEYGEASQLSETTRSTNNYVAYHMAYMAEKELYLKEHLAMFETTVAVLGVTNDDTLKTEKDNASLILIDDFVSRDVEVWVHDDKISEELIEQHGAKKITLDEAYDADCIIIMTDNPEYKNIDPEKVEKVIITALPLLDSEKFKDKEYSSVGQYRLKKGEML from the coding sequence ATGAAGACAATAATATATCCAAATAATGAAACTGATTTAACAGGATATGAAAAGATTAATTCAGATGAAATAATAATCTATGATAAAACTGGAGACATAGAAACAGATCTTCCAAAAGAAAGCTCACTAGAAATATTTTCCAATGCAGATAATATTATATTCACACAAAACTGTATAATAAATGGAGAATATGATATAACACCACTAAAAGAAGCATGTACTGAGATAAGAGATAGTATACGTGAAGATGCAGTAATGATTTTTGACACAGTAGTACCACCAAGGACAGTATATAAAATGTCAAAAATAATCGATGAATATGAATTAATTCCTGATATAAACCTAGCCTACACAACAAAAATAACAGAAAATGTCAGGGTAGCTGCTGGAAAGAATGAAACTAGTCTAGAAAGAACAATTAATCTATATGAGAATAGGGGTGATGAAATAAAGACAGTAAAACATATTCAGTCAGCAGAAATAATACCAATACTACAATCAGCATACAGGGATACCTTAATAGCACTGTCAAATCAGACAGCAATATTATCAGAGGCACTTACAGTTGATTTAATAGAAGCAATAGATATGGCAAATTTGGATGAAAATGTTAATTTATTATATCCTCAGCCAGTGTTAGATAATAAAACAATTAGAAATTCTGAAGAAATAGTTAAATTAGCAGATGAGTATGGTGAAGCATCACAGTTATCTGAGACAACAAGAAGTACTAATAATTATGTAGCATATCATATGGCTTACATGGCTGAGAAGGAATTATACTTAAAAGAACATCTTGCAATGTTTGAGACCACAGTAGCAGTATTGGGAGTAACAAATGATGATACATTAAAAACCGAGAAAGATAATGCATCATTAATATTAATAGATGATTTTGTAAGCAGGGATGTTGAAGTCTGGGTACATGATGATAAAATATCTGAAGAATTAATTGAACAACACGGTGCAAAGAAAATAACATTAGATGAAGCATATGATGCGGATTGTATTATTATAATGACAGATAATCCTGAATATAAAAATATAGACCCTGAAAAAGTAGAGAAAGTAATAATAACAGCACTACCACTACTGGACTCTGAAAAATTCAAAGATAAAGAATATAGTAGCGTAGGTCAATACAGATTAAAGAAGGGTGAAATGTTATGA